Proteins from a genomic interval of Caulobacter sp. SL161:
- a CDS encoding cytochrome c oxidase assembly protein, translated as MSQTPTSKDDLTPQQQMARRNKKVAMICVATFVGMIGAAYAAVPLYKLFCQVTGFDGTVRRAETAPTRVLDRKITVRFDANIRELPWRFQALQPKQDIRIGDTGLTFFKVTNPTDKPITGRALYNVVPEQAGPYFQKLECFCFTSQTIQPGQTVEFPVVYFVDPQYADDPETKGKPEITLSYTFFPAVDDDKPGQVAAATTPRIVDPLGGAPSRGL; from the coding sequence ATGTCGCAAACCCCCACATCTAAGGACGATCTCACCCCGCAGCAGCAGATGGCGCGTCGCAACAAGAAGGTTGCGATGATCTGCGTGGCGACCTTTGTCGGCATGATCGGCGCAGCCTATGCGGCCGTCCCGCTCTACAAGCTATTCTGCCAGGTCACCGGCTTTGACGGCACGGTCCGCCGGGCCGAGACCGCGCCGACGCGCGTTCTGGATCGCAAGATCACCGTGCGATTCGACGCGAACATCCGCGAGCTCCCCTGGCGCTTCCAGGCGCTGCAGCCCAAGCAGGATATCCGCATCGGCGACACGGGCCTGACCTTCTTCAAGGTCACCAACCCCACGGACAAGCCGATCACCGGTCGGGCGCTGTATAACGTCGTGCCGGAACAGGCGGGGCCGTACTTCCAGAAGCTGGAATGCTTCTGCTTCACCAGCCAGACGATCCAGCCCGGACAGACCGTGGAGTTCCCGGTCGTCTATTTCGTGGATCCCCAATATGCGGACGACCCTGAAACGAAGGGAAAGCCTGAGATCACCCTCAGCTACACCTTCTTCCCGGCGGTCGACGACGACAAGCCGGGGCAAGTCGCGGCCGCGACAACGCCTCGCATCGTGGACCCCCTTGGCGGCGCACCGTCGAGAGGTCTATAG
- the cyoE gene encoding heme o synthase yields MSKTAAMTSDSAETTPLRDSSETARWQDYFQLMKPRVMSLVVFTGLTGLLAARAPIHPVLAAIAVLCIAVGAGASGALNMWYDADIDRQMRRTRGRPVPAGKVKGEEAATLGVVLSLLSVMFLGFAVNWLAAGLLAFTIVFYAVVYTMWLKRWTAQNIVIGGLAGALPPAIGWAAATGSAPLNAWLMVAIIFFWTPPHFWALSLYVTTDYAKAGVPMLPVVKGARETRKQILLYSLILFPICLSPVLTGLGGPIYLAVSGLGGLVFLLLAWRVFASKAGDAADPRVADRALYDVTEDEKAAGAKAARNLFAFSILYLFALFAALLGEAVTGVRPLELLK; encoded by the coding sequence ATGTCAAAGACAGCCGCCATGACGTCTGACAGCGCCGAGACGACCCCGCTGCGGGATTCGTCGGAAACCGCACGCTGGCAGGACTATTTTCAGCTGATGAAGCCGCGCGTCATGTCGCTGGTGGTCTTCACCGGTCTGACGGGCCTCCTGGCCGCACGCGCGCCGATCCATCCCGTACTGGCGGCCATCGCCGTGCTCTGCATCGCTGTCGGCGCAGGCGCGTCCGGCGCGCTCAACATGTGGTACGACGCCGACATCGATCGCCAGATGCGCCGCACGCGCGGCCGTCCCGTCCCGGCCGGCAAGGTCAAGGGCGAGGAAGCCGCCACCCTGGGCGTGGTTCTGTCCCTGCTGTCGGTGATGTTCCTGGGCTTTGCGGTGAACTGGCTGGCCGCGGGCCTTCTGGCTTTCACCATCGTCTTCTACGCGGTCGTCTATACGATGTGGCTCAAGCGCTGGACGGCGCAGAACATCGTCATCGGCGGCCTTGCGGGCGCGCTGCCGCCCGCCATCGGCTGGGCTGCGGCCACCGGCTCGGCGCCGCTGAACGCCTGGCTGATGGTGGCGATCATCTTCTTCTGGACCCCGCCGCACTTCTGGGCGCTGTCGCTGTACGTCACCACCGACTACGCCAAGGCCGGCGTGCCGATGCTGCCGGTGGTCAAGGGCGCGCGGGAAACCCGCAAGCAGATCCTGCTCTACAGCCTGATCCTGTTCCCGATCTGCCTGTCGCCGGTGCTGACGGGCCTGGGCGGCCCGATCTATCTGGCGGTGTCGGGTCTGGGCGGCCTGGTGTTCCTGCTGCTGGCCTGGCGTGTGTTCGCCAGCAAGGCCGGCGACGCCGCCGATCCGCGCGTGGCCGACCGCGCCCTCTATGACGTCACCGAGGATGAGAAGGCCGCCGGGGCCAAGGCCGCCCGCAATCTGTTCGCCTTCTCGATTCTCTACCTCTTCGCCCTGTTCGCCGCCCTCTTGGGCGAGGCGGTCACGGGCGTTCGCCCCTTGGAGCTCCTGAAGTGA
- a CDS encoding cytochrome c oxidase subunit 3, translating into MAGAVKHDYHILPPSPWPFVGSAAATVMAIGLIGWLKGGVLGIEKGNWAIFAAGMAGILYTMFGWWADVAKESKAGDHTPVVSIGLRYGMILFIASEVMFFVAWFWMFFEMALFHEARTLSTIEEVRTAWAAWPPAGVETVSAWHLPLINTLTLLLSGTTVTWAHHALQVGDRKGAKWGLILTIVLGCLFTAIQVYEYAHINHEQLFYSEAAANSGLYGSTFFLATGFHGFHVFVGTLFLIVCLIRLMTGAFTPQKHFGFEAAAWYWHFVDVVWLFLFAFIYVIFGASAH; encoded by the coding sequence ATGGCCGGCGCCGTCAAACACGACTACCACATCCTTCCGCCCAGCCCGTGGCCCTTCGTGGGCTCGGCCGCCGCCACCGTCATGGCCATCGGCCTGATCGGTTGGCTCAAGGGCGGCGTGCTCGGCATCGAAAAGGGCAACTGGGCCATTTTCGCCGCAGGCATGGCCGGCATCCTCTACACGATGTTCGGCTGGTGGGCCGACGTGGCCAAGGAATCCAAGGCCGGCGATCACACCCCGGTCGTGTCGATCGGCCTGCGCTACGGCATGATCCTTTTCATCGCCTCGGAAGTCATGTTCTTCGTAGCGTGGTTCTGGATGTTCTTCGAGATGGCGCTGTTCCACGAGGCGCGCACCCTCTCGACGATCGAAGAAGTCCGCACCGCCTGGGCCGCGTGGCCGCCTGCCGGCGTCGAGACCGTCTCGGCCTGGCATCTGCCGCTGATCAACACCCTGACCCTGCTGCTGTCGGGCACCACGGTCACCTGGGCGCACCACGCGCTGCAGGTCGGCGACCGCAAGGGCGCCAAGTGGGGTCTGATCCTGACCATCGTGCTGGGCTGCCTGTTCACGGCCATCCAGGTCTATGAATACGCCCACATCAACCACGAGCAGCTGTTCTACTCGGAAGCCGCCGCCAACTCGGGCCTCTATGGTTCGACCTTCTTCCTGGCCACGGGCTTCCACGGCTTCCACGTCTTCGTGGGCACGCTGTTCCTGATCGTCTGCCTGATCCGCCTGATGACCGGCGCCTTCACGCCCCAGAAGCACTTCGGCTTCGAAGCGGCCGCCTGGTACTGGCACTTCGTTGACGTGGTCTGGCTGTTCCTGTTCGCGTTCATCTACGTGATCTTCGGGGCCTCGGCCCACTAG